The window TAAAGGACAAACATGGTCTCAATGCTTATCTGAAACAGCTTTATCCTAAAGAAGTTCAGGGAAAATATTATTGGGCGGACGATAAAAACCCTTCCATTATGCCGAATGAAAGAACCTTTAAAGGGCAGCTTTATCTGTTGGTAGATCAGCGGGTAGCTTCCGCAGCTTCACATTTGGCCTCATTGATTAAATCTTACACCAATGCCGTAGTTATCGGAAAAGAAACGGTAGGAGGATATTATGAACATAACGGACATCTGCCATTGGTATATGAACTTCCCAACACAGGTATTCAGACAGGATTTTCTATTGTACATGTGATTCAGGATGCACAAAACCTGCCGGATCAGAAAAGGGGACAGGGCATTATACCTCATATAAAAGTGCAGCAGACCGATCAGGAATTTCTGGATCAAACCGATGTCTATCTTAAAACCGTTTCAGAACTCAGAAAACAATAAAGATCATTTCCTACAGGGATCATGAGCTTTACAAACCAGCTGTACATTTTAATGTGCAGCTGGTTTTTTATTGTTAACATTCATCATTATTTTAATTTATTTCTATTTTAAGTGATAAATTTATTGTTTTAATCTATTAAAAAATGTTAAATAGCCATCTGATATAGAGGTATTTATTTCTTTTGTTTTATCATTCATTTTGGAATTATTAGTGAAAAGTCGTAGAACTACTACAAATTTTCAGATTGGCTTCTGAAAATTTTTTGAATAGAGATTACCGTTTTATATTTGTAATACCACCAATCCAATTACAAAAAAATTAATAATGATTAAAACATTCATTTCATAACGATAAATACAGGAGAAATCCCGGATTCAACAGGGAGTAAAGGAGAAAGATTTTCTGCTTTAACATTTTACAATTACCCCTTCATGCCCTGTTTTGAGCTCATTATCTGTATTTTATTTCTCATAATAAAATACAGATAACGAAAATGTATCTGATGTGTATCGGATCTATTTTAGCCTTTAAAAACTTGACACCCAATCAATCAAAATAATACAATTATGTTTCAGGACGATCATTCACCCAAAACGCCTGTTCCCCAAGATAAAATTCCGGCTGCAAACAATATAAAAGAAACACTGAAGGACCAGGCAGTGAGCAAAGCAGCCAGGGAAGTACAGGAAAAATCAGGCGGAACCGTTAAAAAAGCAACAGAAAAAATGGCTCAGGCCCAGGCCTACACAGGAATGGTTCAGAACGGTTCTCAAATGTTCATGAATCAGGTTAAGCAGCCTAATCCCCCTACATTGGTTGAAGACAAAGTATGGTCCAAGCAGCCCACATCCGGAATCTATAATGCCAATACAATCCCCGGCAATCAGGTAGCGGGAATTAACCGTGTCGTAAAACTTGAAATTGTCATTGACGGAAAAGTGCTCAAGCATTTCAAGCATTTTCAATTAAAGCAAAGCGCTGTTAAACATCACGAATTTGATCTGACGCTGGCTCACGACACCTTAGGAAGTTCAGAAAATCATAATCTGGAAGAAGCCCAGAACTTTCTGGGAAAAAGAATCACCGTTATTTTCAGGTACAAGGATGTTGAAGACGGCCCGGAAAGAAACTTTGTAGGCGTCATTACTGAAGTAGGGTTCAGCCAGGAAAAGGGAAGCCTCGGAAATATTGTTCTTACAGGATCAAGCCCTACAGTTCTTTTAGATGCGGCACCCCATATTCAGAGCTTTGGAGGTGCACAGGAAATCAGTCTGAACAGTATTGCAGATCAGGTCATCAAAGAAGGCTTAGGGCAGAATACCTTTGATTTCAGAGTTGATGCTGCGCACGGAAACGTTTCGTACAGCTCACAGTATGAAGAGACCCATTACAATTATCTCGCAAGAATAGCAGAAGCCTATGGAGAGCAGTTTTATTATGACGGTGAAGTTCTTCATTTCGGGAAGCTGCCGCCTCAGGAAAAACCTGTCAAGCTGACTTATGGCAGCAGTGTAAGCGATGTAAAGATAAAAATGAAAGCTCAGCATGTAAATCCGTCATTTTATGGATACAACAGCAGCAAAAATGAAAAATTAACCGCAGGCAGCTCAAAAATCAATCATACTTCAGATATTGCTAAACGGGCGTACGAAATTTCAGAGAAAACGTTTACAACACCGTCTCTAAGAGTGGCTCCCATAAAAGCTGTGTCTTTCATGGATGTGGAAAATTCCCAGAAAGGAACAGCCGGAAGCAAAGCATCAGAAGTATTTGTCATTTCAGGTGTTACAACAGTACCATTCCTTTATCCCGGCTGCATTGCTGATATCGAAATGAGAAAAGCAGAAAGCAGTGAAACTACTTATTTCACCAAGCTGATGATTATAAATATGGATCACGAAGTAGATGCAAGAGGATATTATACCGGAACATTTGAGGCCATAGCTTCGGATACAGGGTTTATTCCCCGTCCGGAGTTCCATTTTCCCAAAGCAGATGCACAGTTTGCCAAAGTGATTTCCAATACAGACCCTCTGAATCAGGGAAGAGTGAAAGTTCAGTTCGACTGGCAGAATGGTTCCACCACCACAGAATACATCAGAGTAATGACTCCCGATGGCGGCGGAAGCGAAAAAGTAAGCAAAAACCGTGGATTCATGGCTATCCCGGAAGTGGGTGACCAGGTTGTGGTCAATTTTGCCCATCAGCACCCCGACCGTCCCTTTGTAATGGGGGGAATGTTCCATGGCGGAGTAGGCGGAGGCGGTGGTGCCGGAAATAATATTAAAAGTTTAAGCAGTAAGAGCGGGCATACGATGAGCCTGGACGACGCCGGCGGAATTACCGTAAGAGATAAAGATCAGAATTCTGTTTTTCTGGACGGAGCAGGAAATATCACCATCGACAGTAAAATTTCTATCACCCTCAACTGTGGAAGCAGTTCCCTTTATATGGATAAAGACGGAAATATTCAGATCAAAGGAAAAGAAATATTTGTACAGGGAATCAATATCGGAGTGGGAGGAACATCCAGTATTGGAGTGGGAGTAGGGCCTGAAGACGGAGATCCTACTTCGGGAATCGGAATCAAATCAGATACGCTTGATGTCGGAACCACCACTCTTTCCATGAGAGGAGATACGGAAGCCAATCTCAGCAGCGGAGGGAAAATAAATGTGGGCGGCGGAAGTGAAACCAATATTGTAAGCGGAACCGTAAAACTGAATTAAAAGCAGATGAATCCCGTAGATTTGGAGTTGGTCAAATTAAAAAGACAATGGCAGAAAGTCGTTTCAACAAACAAAGAAAAACCTATGCTGATCTGTACAGGAGAAAAACATGAAACCGATCTTTTTGACGGGTTTATCAAATCAAAACTTTCTGAAGATGAAGAAAGCGATGACGTTTTTTTACTCCATTATCAGGAATTTAACGGCATGAATTCCTTCGGACAGACCTTACTGGATGAATGGACCGAGTTCTACGAAATGCTGAGAAAAAGCGAAGAAAATATTCCATACTGGGACTTGGCGAAGCCGGAGGAAACCTTTACAACAGATGCCTATAAAGCATTTTATCCTTTACTGGAATTAAAGAAAAACTTCCCGAATATTCAGCACTCCAAGATCTACCTTTACATCGCTCCCCTCAGAATCAGTAACAAAGAAGAGTTGTCTTTATGGGTGAAGGAATGGTGCAGCATCTGTGAGGCATCAGAAAATAAAGATATTAAGCTGGTCTGGGCAGAGCATCATACCTACAGAACACTGTCACCGATTCCTTCAGCACACAGTTTCAGGGTAGAAGTGGATATCCATCAGCTGATGCAGAATACTGCGGCGCATACCAACCGGAAGAAAAATAGTCCGGATACGGATTTTCAGCAGCAGATTCTTGTAGCCAGTAATCATTTAAGTAAAGAAAGATTCAAAGAAGCGGAACATGCCCTGAAAACCGCCGTGAAGCTGGGTAAAGAACAGAAAAATAAACAGGGTGAAATCTCTGCCTACTTTATGCTTACCCAGGCTTATACGGCAGACAGGAAAAAAGAACGTGCAGAAGATACGTACAGGACGATATTGGAAGAAGTAGAACCGGATTCACCCCTGGCGGTTCAGATGTACATGAATTACGGGAGCCATCTCTTGGGAAGCTCAAAGAAATCCAAAGCAGAAAAGATATTCGAAAAAGCTGCAGAAACAGCACAGAAAATTGGCGAATATGCAATGGCTATCGAATGTTACAGAATCATAGGAACCCTGAATGATACCCTTCTGACCAAAGATACAATGATCAGGTATTTTGAAAAATGCCTTGATATCGCAAAAATAATGGAACCTTCAGCCAGAGAACAGAGCAGCTTGCGGTTCGTTGCCTCAATGCTGATTCTCAAATACGAAGGCGATCAGGATAAAAAAACAAAACTGGACAATGAAATGAAGACGTATTTTGGCGATGACTGGAAGGTAAGTGTAGAAAGACCAAAAGCCGGGTAATCTCAAATTAAAAGAATCATGGCAGATCTCAATAAAAAAACAGTAAAACCCATCAAGGTTGAAAAACCGGACATGAATCCGGACCGCTCCCTGAAGGTGAATGCGGACGTTACTTCCGTAAGCTGGGACAAAACCACCCAAGGCTGGAAAAATGGGATGAAAAATAATTTCGACTCCCTTAATCCTGTGTCTATGGCTAAATCCATTGCAGGAGGAGACAGCGCTCAGCCGGCGAAGGGGAGTGGCGGCGGAGGTGGAGACAGTGCTGTAACCGCAGAAAAAGCCGCTCCGGAAAGCAAAGTGAAGCTGATCAAAGTTAATACACCCGCAATGCCGTCCACCGCTATTCAGCATACAAGTAAACATTTTGATATTGTGCTGGCCATTGATATCCACTGGACGTTGATTCCGCCGCCGCCCTCTTTCATGTTAATTCCGCTGCCATTACCGCATCCGTTTATCGGGATTGTTTTTGACATCATGGATTACATTACCATCACCATTCCGATTCCTCAGTTTGCGAGAAACCTTATGCCATCTCTTCCGGAAAGCATTCCGATGGGGGGCTCCATTTACGTTCACGGAAGGCATAAAGCCACTACTACGACCAGTGTAATGGGAGTCTTGATTCCGTTCAGGCATATCACTTCACTTATTCCGGTATACATCATTCCTTTTCCTCAGGAAGCTCCGCACGAAGGAGAAGTATATTATGGTTCGCAGACCGTTCTGGCACAGGGAAGTAAGATGAGTGGAAACCAGCCTCAGCAGGTACTTACCTGTATGGGATTTCCTTTCGGAATGACAATGCTTCCTGCCATGCCGGACAAACCGAAGAAAAATCCACTGGCGTATTTCGCCTTTTACAATAATTTTTCAAGCATGTATATCCAGATCAATACGGGCGGCCCTGTATTGGTGGGAGGAGCTTTTGTTCCCCATGTCTATACGCCAGGCGAAATGCTGATGCGTCTTGCCGGTATGTTTTTAATGAGAAGCCTGACCAAGAAAATCGGAAAGCTGGGAGCAAATGGCTTAAAGAAATTCAACAACAGCGTTCTTAAGAAAGCACCGTTCAGCAAATTCAAATTGGCTAATGCATTGTCTAAGAAGCTTTGTCATTGGGGGTTTGAGCCTGTCAATTTAGCCACAGGCGCTATGGTTTTTGAATGGGATGATTTTGAGGTTCAGGGAAGCACCCCTTTACAATGGAGAAATGTATGGCACAGTGACAGACCTTATGATTTTGGCCCTGTAGGAAACGGTGTTTTCAATAACCATGATCTGTTTATTCTTCCCGAAGAAAACAATAAGTTTGCTGCTTGGATGCATCCCGACGAAAATATAGCAATGCTGATTCCCGCACCGGAAATCGGAGAAGAAATGACCTATTTCAGGGATCAGAAAATAGGCCAGTACCGGCCAAGCAGCAGCATCTGGATAATAAGGAAAGGGACTGATATTTATACCTATCAGCGTTTCCATCATGCTGCAGAAGGACCCATCTATAAAGTCATCCGTATTGAATATGGAGACGGAACAGTCAGAGAATACGAATATGAAGACCGGAATATTGTTCTTAAAACGATTAAGGATCTTAAGACCGGTAATAGTATAGAAACGGTTATTCATCCTGAACATAAAAAAATCACAGAAGTATATTACTGCTATAAGAAACAAAAAGATCTGCAGGTCCGGTATGAGTATGACGGCCGCGGAAATCTTACCCACGTCTGGGATCTTCATAAAAAAGCAATTGTCTTTGAATATGACGGAAAAAACCAGGTAGTGAAAAGAACCAACCGTAATGGAATGAGCTATCAGTGGAAATATGATAAAAACGGAAGAGTAATTCATACCAAAGGAACAGACGGATATATGGAGGGAAGACTTCAGTATCACGATGAAGAAGGTTTCACAGAAGTTATTTATCCAAAACAGAACAGCAGAAAAGAAGAATATCATTATGATGAAAACTTTCTGGTCTATAAGAAAGTAGACGGAGAAGGCGGCGAAACATGGTATGATTATACCGCTCATAATGAACTGAAAATGATAGGTTCACCTGAAGGCAGGGTAGAAGGATTCACTTATGATGAAATGGGAAATATTAAGACCTATCACAGTCCGGATGGAGAAGAATACCAGTATCAGTATAATGAATTTGGACAGGTGATAGCCCGTTTTTCCCCTTCCGGAGCCTCAGAAACATGGAGTTATGATGAGGATGGTAAACTCTTAAGCTACACCGATCCCACAGAAGAAACCGTTTACTACGAATATGCCGATGGCGAAAGACTTCCTGAAGCCAGCAGAAGAGGAGATATTATCACCCGCTATCAATACAATCAAAGAGGGCAGGTAACTCTTATTACCAATAGTGCCGGCGCTGAGCAGTATCTGAAATATGACGAATATGGAAGAATGCTCGTTTTCAGCCCCAAACCATTAAACCGGACCATTCTGAACAGAGACAGAATGGGAAGGGTAATAGAGGTAGATGAACAGGGACAGCTTCCTTTAAAGCTGCGTTACGATGCTTATGATCTTCCGGTATACGCCACAGACGGCCGTGCAGAATGGCTTCTGAGCTATACCCCATTGGGCAGCCTGAAACGTAAGGTAAGACGCAATGCCCTTACCAATAAAAAAGAAGAAACGGTAATTTTTGGATATGATGCCTATGAAAATTTAGTAAGCATAACCAATGAAAAAGGAGAAATTTATTCTTTTGAAAGAAATAATAATAATGAAATCATTGGAGAAACGGGCTTTGATGGTCAGAAAAAATTCTTTGTAAGAGACAAAGACGGGCTCATTACCCAAAGAAGAACCCCTCAGGGAAAAAATACATTCTATGAGTATGATTTAGGACGAAGAATCACACAGACTCATTATCCGGACGGAACCTGGGAAGCTTATCAATATGATACCTCAGGATTACTGATTAAAGCTGATAATGAGGACAGCAGCATCAGTTTCCAGAGAAATAAATTAGGACAGATCATCAGTGAAAAACAGGGTGAATATTCCATTCGGTATGAATATGACATCCAGGGAAACCTCATAGGCCTACAAAGCAGCCTTGGGGCAGAAATAGAATATACTTACAATGATCTGAGACATCTTAAGACAGTTAAAGCGACCACCCATGAACTTCAGCTTCCATGGCAGATGAACCTGAATATCGGCCAGAGCGGACAGATACTTTCCCGTGAAATGACAGGCGGAGTAGAAAGTACTTTCGAGTTTGATCATATCGGAATGCCGGTAAGCCAGAAAGTGAAAGTTAATAAAACAGACACAACTTTCCATAAAGATTATGACTGGGCCGCCGGAGGCCGGCTGTTCAATGTTCTGGACAGAGTGACGGGAGGAAGAACCAGATTTGACTATGATGCATTTGGAAGTCTCATCGCTGCAGAATACTCAAGTGGTGAAGTGCAGTATAAAAATCCTGATGCCACAGGGTGTCTCTATGAAAGTGCTAAAAGAACCGACCGTGTTTACGATAAGGGAGGAAAACTGATGCGCGACAAAAACTGGTTCTACCACTATGATGAGGAAGGCAATTTACTGTTAAAAAGCAAACGTCCGATCAACAATGTCCTGCCGGAAAATCACGAAGAAGAAGATCTCGTGCATCCTTACTACAAAACCATCGCCTCAGACTGGCTGAATACTCCTAAGCTCCCGGACGGTATCGATTTACCCGATGTTAATCCAATACCTTCCGCAGAAGTGCAAAACCCGGAATGGAACCCTGGCGACTGGGCTTATTGCTGGCATGCCAACGGAATGCTTACCAAAGTAAAACGTCCCGATGGAAAAGAGGTCAGTTTTAGCTATGATGCACTGGGAAGAAGAATATCAAAAATTGGAGCAAAGAAAATAACTCGTTATATTTGGGATGGCAATGTCATTTTGCATGAATGGAGTTATGATATTGATGAAGTATCTGTAACCTCAGTAGATGACGAGGGAAATGTCATAGC of the Chryseobacterium aureum genome contains:
- a CDS encoding type VI secretion system Vgr family protein, with the translated sequence MFQDDHSPKTPVPQDKIPAANNIKETLKDQAVSKAAREVQEKSGGTVKKATEKMAQAQAYTGMVQNGSQMFMNQVKQPNPPTLVEDKVWSKQPTSGIYNANTIPGNQVAGINRVVKLEIVIDGKVLKHFKHFQLKQSAVKHHEFDLTLAHDTLGSSENHNLEEAQNFLGKRITVIFRYKDVEDGPERNFVGVITEVGFSQEKGSLGNIVLTGSSPTVLLDAAPHIQSFGGAQEISLNSIADQVIKEGLGQNTFDFRVDAAHGNVSYSSQYEETHYNYLARIAEAYGEQFYYDGEVLHFGKLPPQEKPVKLTYGSSVSDVKIKMKAQHVNPSFYGYNSSKNEKLTAGSSKINHTSDIAKRAYEISEKTFTTPSLRVAPIKAVSFMDVENSQKGTAGSKASEVFVISGVTTVPFLYPGCIADIEMRKAESSETTYFTKLMIINMDHEVDARGYYTGTFEAIASDTGFIPRPEFHFPKADAQFAKVISNTDPLNQGRVKVQFDWQNGSTTTEYIRVMTPDGGGSEKVSKNRGFMAIPEVGDQVVVNFAHQHPDRPFVMGGMFHGGVGGGGGAGNNIKSLSSKSGHTMSLDDAGGITVRDKDQNSVFLDGAGNITIDSKISITLNCGSSSLYMDKDGNIQIKGKEIFVQGINIGVGGTSSIGVGVGPEDGDPTSGIGIKSDTLDVGTTTLSMRGDTEANLSSGGKINVGGGSETNIVSGTVKLN
- a CDS encoding tetratricopeptide repeat protein produces the protein MNPVDLELVKLKRQWQKVVSTNKEKPMLICTGEKHETDLFDGFIKSKLSEDEESDDVFLLHYQEFNGMNSFGQTLLDEWTEFYEMLRKSEENIPYWDLAKPEETFTTDAYKAFYPLLELKKNFPNIQHSKIYLYIAPLRISNKEELSLWVKEWCSICEASENKDIKLVWAEHHTYRTLSPIPSAHSFRVEVDIHQLMQNTAAHTNRKKNSPDTDFQQQILVASNHLSKERFKEAEHALKTAVKLGKEQKNKQGEISAYFMLTQAYTADRKKERAEDTYRTILEEVEPDSPLAVQMYMNYGSHLLGSSKKSKAEKIFEKAAETAQKIGEYAMAIECYRIIGTLNDTLLTKDTMIRYFEKCLDIAKIMEPSAREQSSLRFVASMLILKYEGDQDKKTKLDNEMKTYFGDDWKVSVERPKAG
- a CDS encoding RHS repeat-associated core domain-containing protein — translated: MADLNKKTVKPIKVEKPDMNPDRSLKVNADVTSVSWDKTTQGWKNGMKNNFDSLNPVSMAKSIAGGDSAQPAKGSGGGGGDSAVTAEKAAPESKVKLIKVNTPAMPSTAIQHTSKHFDIVLAIDIHWTLIPPPPSFMLIPLPLPHPFIGIVFDIMDYITITIPIPQFARNLMPSLPESIPMGGSIYVHGRHKATTTTSVMGVLIPFRHITSLIPVYIIPFPQEAPHEGEVYYGSQTVLAQGSKMSGNQPQQVLTCMGFPFGMTMLPAMPDKPKKNPLAYFAFYNNFSSMYIQINTGGPVLVGGAFVPHVYTPGEMLMRLAGMFLMRSLTKKIGKLGANGLKKFNNSVLKKAPFSKFKLANALSKKLCHWGFEPVNLATGAMVFEWDDFEVQGSTPLQWRNVWHSDRPYDFGPVGNGVFNNHDLFILPEENNKFAAWMHPDENIAMLIPAPEIGEEMTYFRDQKIGQYRPSSSIWIIRKGTDIYTYQRFHHAAEGPIYKVIRIEYGDGTVREYEYEDRNIVLKTIKDLKTGNSIETVIHPEHKKITEVYYCYKKQKDLQVRYEYDGRGNLTHVWDLHKKAIVFEYDGKNQVVKRTNRNGMSYQWKYDKNGRVIHTKGTDGYMEGRLQYHDEEGFTEVIYPKQNSRKEEYHYDENFLVYKKVDGEGGETWYDYTAHNELKMIGSPEGRVEGFTYDEMGNIKTYHSPDGEEYQYQYNEFGQVIARFSPSGASETWSYDEDGKLLSYTDPTEETVYYEYADGERLPEASRRGDIITRYQYNQRGQVTLITNSAGAEQYLKYDEYGRMLVFSPKPLNRTILNRDRMGRVIEVDEQGQLPLKLRYDAYDLPVYATDGRAEWLLSYTPLGSLKRKVRRNALTNKKEETVIFGYDAYENLVSITNEKGEIYSFERNNNNEIIGETGFDGQKKFFVRDKDGLITQRRTPQGKNTFYEYDLGRRITQTHYPDGTWEAYQYDTSGLLIKADNEDSSISFQRNKLGQIISEKQGEYSIRYEYDIQGNLIGLQSSLGAEIEYTYNDLRHLKTVKATTHELQLPWQMNLNIGQSGQILSREMTGGVESTFEFDHIGMPVSQKVKVNKTDTTFHKDYDWAAGGRLFNVLDRVTGGRTRFDYDAFGSLIAAEYSSGEVQYKNPDATGCLYESAKRTDRVYDKGGKLMRDKNWFYHYDEEGNLLLKSKRPINNVLPENHEEEDLVHPYYKTIASDWLNTPKLPDGIDLPDVNPIPSAEVQNPEWNPGDWAYCWHANGMLTKVKRPDGKEVSFSYDALGRRISKIGAKKITRYIWDGNVILHEWSYDIDEVSVTSVDDEGNVIAGKEPVQNVVTWVYERNSYIPCAKMINGESYSIVSDYLGRPVQAFDEEGQIVWSTEYDIYGNLKKLKGDRYFIPFRQLGQYEDIETDGLYYNRFRYYDNDSGIYISKDPIGLFGNNPNFYAYVFDSNIWVDPFGLTGTYMFTNGSKWYIGKGPSNRMYTSMGERVGGKGNVTQGIHVDYGDNKTGLMVEAELMRRNNAVTAIDFDNAINSPGEKLLTDAQLNNPTLYNDIVKKADDFETKFNTTVGIKCY